In the Acropora muricata isolate sample 2 chromosome 1, ASM3666990v1, whole genome shotgun sequence genome, one interval contains:
- the LOC136931144 gene encoding monocarboxylate transporter 10-like, whose product MSSNDKDDALTSQNNRADLENPRAICDKQPDPDSQPNCSTFAEPMKPACLTNPEKEIMKHETEENTTTAHITSQASPNNQPHLKSKASGKDFRGDNEDQNSKESSHKHDDPSTKNPHPDEEAELNTRNHYDEGWAWFVCGTTFLMEFFVGGMITSSGVIYAALLGEFKKSRAETAWVSSLAVSTYYLFFPLGAVLSERYGCWIVSLVGNLACFVGLLSSSFVTSLPLLYLTYSTVWGIGASFMYFANLLILTKHFKTRLAFANGIMALGGAVGGSILNPTMQQLVIHLGLANMFRVLSVAFLLLSGFSVVYRPRRNGKPQDDVAQEEKKPAFAWEILKNKIFLMWIAVVFIFMLGYMVPFVHLVRLAEDIGIDKTRASFLLTFVTVGSGLGRVTFGRISDVQRLNRIYIVQVAFLVVGLSNFVVPMTESYVVLAGDAFIFGFFGACYLVLNPVIVCDILGPDKVSYGLGLIFFVIAIPRTVGPLIAGWIFDGLKSYAIAFYTLGATTCVSSIFIFFLTILMRRKGGFDIREVAERQSHLNVESDVPIVITAFKSLRQ is encoded by the exons ATGAGTTCCAACGACAAAGATGATGCACTGACCTCTCAGAACAACAGAGCCGATCTTGAAAATCCTCGAGCTATTTGCGACAAACAACCTGATCCGGATAGCCAGCCCAATTGCAGTACATTTGCTGAGCCAATGAAACCAGCATGTCTGACAAATCCAGAGAAGGAAATAATGAAGCATGAAACTGAAGAGAACACTACTACAGCTCATATCACTTCCCAGGCAAGCCCCAACAATCAACCTCATCTTAAAAGCAAAGCCTCTGGTAAAGATTTCCGAGGCGATAACGAAGACCAAAACTCAAAGGAATCAAGTCACAAACACGACGATCCTTCCACCAAGAACCCTCATCCTGACGAGGAGGCTGAATTGAACACACGGAATCACTACGATGAAGGATGGGCGTGGTTTGTCTGTGGCACAACCTTTCTCATGGAGTTTTTCGTCGGAGGGATGATAACAAGTTCCGGAGTGATTTATGCCGCTTTACTTGGCGAATTCAAAAAATCAAGAGCTGAAACAG CTTGGGTGAGTTCGCTTGCTGTGTCCACGTATTATTTGTTCTTCCCGTTGGGCGCTGTCCTCAGTGAACGTTATGGATGCTGGATAGTCTCTTTAGTTGGTAACCTGGCCTGTTTCGTTGGCTTGCTTAGTTCCTCATTCGTCACAAGCCTCCCACTTCTATACTTAACCTACAGCACAGTTTGGGGTATAGGCGCATCTTTTATGTATTTTGCTAATTTGTTAATTCTGACAAAGCACTTCAAAACGAGGTTAGCATTCGCCAATGGAATCATGGCACTCGGAGGCGCTGTTGGCGGAAGCATACTCAACCCAACAATGCAACAATTGGTCATTCATCTTGGCCTTGCGAACATGTTTCGAGTGCTTTCTGTTGCTTTCCTGTTGTTATCTGGATTTTCGGTGGTTTATCGACCCAGACGCAATGGAAAACCGCAAGATGACGTTGcgcaagaagagaaaaaaccaGCGTTTGCATGGgagattttaaaaaataaaatttttctgATGTGGATAGCTGTGGTATTTATCTTTATGCTGGGCTATATGGTCCCATTCGTCCATTTG GTTCGCCTGGCGGAAGACATTGGCATCGACAAGACACGAGCATCCTTTCTTCTCACATTCGTTACAGTTGGTTCGGGTTTGGGTCGGGTCACTTTCGGCCGTATCTCGGATGTACAACGCTTGAACCGAATATACATCGTTCAAGTCGCTTTTCTTGTGGTCGGACTAAGTAACTTCGTTGTTCCCATGACCGAGTCATATGTCGTACTAGCAGGGGATGCCTtcatttttggcttttttggaGCGTGTTATCTGGTTCTGAACCCAGTAATCGTCTGCGACATTCTTGGTCCGGATAAAGTTTCCTATGGTTTGGGTTTAATATTCTTTGTGATTGCAATTCCACGAACTGTAGGACCCCTGATTGCTGGCTGGATATTTGACGGGCTTAAGAGCTATGCCATTGCTTTCTACACCTTGGGTGCAACCACTTGCGTCTCCTCCATCTTTATATTCTTCCTTACAATTTTGATGCGAAGAAAAGGTGGATTCGATATTCGAGAAGTAGCCGAACGGCAAAGTCACTTGAACGTTGAAAGTGATGTTCCAATAGTAATAACAGCATTCAAATCCTTAAGACAATGA
- the LOC136910448 gene encoding monocarboxylate transporter 10-like, which produces MGVQVNRRRVELEKAQFPILHLTAMSSNYKEHALTSQNNRTDAEIVRATCDKQPDPDSQSNCSTFAEPMKQTGLTNPEKEIMKHETEENTTTAHITSQASLNTSQASPNNQPHLVSPAPNKEDNNASNEQKPKESSYKDNKHFTKNPHPDEEAGLDSGNHYDGGWAWVVCGTTFLVDFLVGGMIASSGVIYAALLAEFNKSRAETGITNINLPPRLPCLLLDRTDSIYSFHYSAWVSSLALCTCFLFFPMGAVLSQRYGCWVVALVGNIICSVGLLCSSFVKRLPLLYLTYGTVWGIGASLMYFASLLILTKHFKARLAFANGIMALGGAVGGSILNPTMQQLVIHLGLANMFRVLSVIFLLMSGFLVVYRPRRNGKPQDDVTQEEKKPAFAWEILKNKTFLMWIAVLFSFMLGFMVPCVHLVRWSAGAYFLEAEVNRVFKTQQQQMQLRLKTFQWAKRPTTTNNLFSLPYKVRLAQDIGIDKTRASFLLTFITVGSGLGRVTFGRISDIQRLNRVYIAQVAFLVVGLSNFVVPMTKSYVVLAGNAFIFGFFGACYLVLNPVIVYDILGPDKISSGLGLIFFVIAIPRTLGPLIAGWIFDWLQSYAIAFYTFGATTCVSSILMIFVTILMRRKSAFDIREVAERKSQLNVEDNVPVTTIAFKSLIQ; this is translated from the exons ATGGGAGTGCAG gTTAATCGTCGTAGAGTAGAACTTGAAAAGGCGCAGTTTCCCATTCTTCACCTGACAGCTATGAGTTCCAACTACAAAGAACACGCACTGACATCTCAGAACAACAGGACTGATGCTGAAATTGTTCGAGCTACTTGCGACAAACAACCTGATCCGGATAGCCAGTCCAATTGCAGTACATTTGCTgagccaatgaaacaaacaggTCTGACAAATCCAGAGAAGGAAATAATGAAGCATGAAACTGAAGAGAACACTACTACAGCTCATATTACTTCCCAGGCAAGCCTG aatacttcccAGGCAAGCCCCAACAATCAACCTCATCTTGTAAGCCCAGCCCCAAATAAAGAAGATAATAACGCTAGTAATGAGCAAAAGCCAAAAGAATCAAGTTACAAAGACAATAAACATTTCACGAAAAACCCTCATCCTGATGAAGAGGCTGGGTTGGACTCAGGAAATCACTACGATGGAGGATGGGCCTGGGTTGTCTGCGGCACAACGTTTCTCGTGGACTTTCTCGTCGGAGGGATGATAGCAAGTTCCGGGGTGATATATGCCGCTTTACTTGCTGAATTCAACAAATCAAGAGCTGAAACAGGTATAACAAACATAAACTTGCCTCCTCGCCTTCCATGCCTTCTGCTTGATCGCACTGATTCTat ATATTCTTTTCATTATTCAGCTTGGGTGAGTTCGCTTGCTCTGTGCacgtgttttttgtttttcccgaTGGGCGCTGTCCTTAGTCAACGCTATGGATGCTGGGTGGTTGCATTAGTTGGTAACATAATCTGTTCTGTTGGCTTACTTTGCTCCTCATTCGTCAAACGTCTTCCACTTCTGTACTTAACCTACGGCACAGTTTGGGGTATAGGCGCATCTTTGATGTATTTTGCTAGTTTGTTGATTCTGACAAAGCACTTCAAAGCGAGGCTAGCATTCGCCAATGGAATCATGGCACTCGGAGGCGCTGTTGGCGGAAGCATACTCAACCCAACAATGCAACAATTGGTCATTCATCTTGGCCTTGCGAACATGTTTCGAGTGCTTTCTGTTATTTTCCTGTTGATGTCGGGATTTTTGGTGGTTTATCGACCCAGACGCAATGGAAAACCGCAAGATGACGTTAcgcaagaagagaaaaaaccaGCGTTTGCATGGgagattttaaaaaataaaacttttctgATGTGGATAGCTGTGCTATTTTCCTTCATGCTGGGGTTTATGGTCCCGTGCGTCCATTTGGTGA GATGGTCGGCGGGTGCTTACTTCTTGGAAGCTGAGGTTAATCGCGTTTTCAAAacacaacaacagcaaatgcaATTGCGTTTAAAAACTTTTCAATGGGCAAAGAGACCAACAACaactaataatttattttctctACCTTATAAGGTTCGTTTGGCGCAAGACATTGGCATCGACAAGACACGTGCATCCTTTCTTCTTACATTCATTACAGTTGGTTCGGGATTGGGTCGGGTCACTTTCGGTCGTATCTCGGACATACAACGCTTGAACCGAGTCTACATCGCTCAAGTCGCATTCCTTGTGGTCGGACTGAGTAACTTCGTTGTTCCCATGACAAAGTCGTATGTCGTACTAGCAGGGAATGCCTTCATTTTTGGCTTTTTCGGAGCGTGTTATCTGGTTTTGAACCCAGTAATCGTCTATGACATTCTTGGTCCGGATAAAATTTCATCTGGTTTGGGTTTGATATTCTTTGTGATTGCAATTCCACGAACTCTAGGGCCCCTGATTGCTGGATGGATATTTGACTGGCTTCAGAGCTATGCCATCGCTTTCTACACCTTTGGTGCAACCACTTGCGTCTCCTCCATCTTGATGATCTTCGTTACAATTTTGATGCGAAGAAAAAGTGCATTCGATATTCGAGAAGTAGCCGAACGGAAAAGTCAGTTAAATGTTGAAGATAACGTTCCAGTAACAACAATAGCATTCAAGTCCCTAATACAGTAA